One genomic segment of Paraburkholderia aromaticivorans includes these proteins:
- a CDS encoding 4a-hydroxytetrahydrobiopterin dehydratase, whose amino-acid sequence MANAEQVYSDEEIQQRLVGPLQHWYMEDGWLRRKYRTEGWKGTLMVVNAVGHLAEAAWHHPDLTVSYAFVIVKLKTHSAKGITDKDFALASKIESFIQWQPGTEGGPLEGTPTDDQRFRYIKYDKPKTAEGD is encoded by the coding sequence ATGGCAAACGCAGAGCAGGTCTATTCCGACGAGGAGATCCAGCAACGCCTCGTCGGTCCGCTACAGCACTGGTATATGGAAGATGGCTGGCTGCGGCGCAAATATCGCACCGAAGGCTGGAAAGGAACCTTGATGGTCGTGAACGCGGTGGGCCACCTCGCGGAAGCCGCCTGGCATCACCCCGATCTCACGGTCTCCTATGCATTCGTGATCGTGAAACTCAAGACGCATTCCGCGAAAGGCATCACGGACAAGGACTTTGCGCTCGCCAGCAAGATCGAGTCGTTCATTCAGTGGCAGCCGGGCACCGAAGGCGGCCCGCTCGAAGGCACGCCGACGGACGATCAGCGCTTCCGCTACATCAAGTACGACAAGCCGAAAACCGCCGAGGGCGATTGA
- a CDS encoding AAA family ATPase — protein sequence MGAGELLQDWRVHALQIEDEVSRVVIGQSQIIRLITVALFARGHVLLEGGVGVGKTTVLRAFARVVGGEFERVEGTIDLMPGDLVYHTYVDAEGKPRIDPGPLLRHGERLTTFFFNEINRARPQVQSLLLRAMAERSVWAFDREYRFPHMTVFADRNKVEKEETFELASAARDRFLFELGMPTPTEPDVRRALVFDATFHDVDLLLARLSPGIVPWEQLNQVGAVIQESVQSSETIERYVLDIWQATETPQRFGIALDGVDMERLILAGASPRGMSALLRAARVVAWLAGRAHLVPEDIHAVLLPALGHRVFFTPIYELRRQELAEALTAQIMNRLAVP from the coding sequence ATGGGTGCTGGCGAACTGCTTCAGGACTGGCGTGTGCACGCACTGCAGATCGAAGACGAAGTCTCGCGAGTCGTGATCGGTCAGTCGCAGATCATCCGTCTTATCACCGTCGCCTTGTTCGCGCGCGGTCACGTGCTCCTCGAAGGAGGTGTCGGGGTCGGCAAGACAACCGTGCTGCGCGCGTTCGCGCGGGTCGTGGGCGGCGAGTTCGAGCGCGTGGAGGGCACCATCGATCTGATGCCGGGCGATCTCGTCTATCACACCTATGTGGACGCCGAGGGCAAACCGCGCATCGATCCGGGGCCGCTGCTTCGCCACGGCGAGCGGCTGACCACCTTCTTCTTCAACGAGATCAATCGCGCCCGTCCCCAGGTTCAGTCGCTCCTGCTGCGCGCGATGGCGGAGCGTTCGGTGTGGGCGTTCGACCGCGAATACCGCTTCCCGCATATGACGGTATTCGCCGACCGCAACAAGGTCGAGAAGGAAGAGACCTTCGAGCTTGCATCGGCCGCGCGCGATCGGTTTCTGTTCGAGTTGGGCATGCCCACGCCGACCGAGCCCGACGTGCGCCGGGCGCTGGTATTCGACGCGACGTTTCATGACGTCGACCTGTTGCTGGCGCGGCTCTCGCCCGGGATCGTGCCGTGGGAACAGTTGAATCAGGTCGGCGCGGTCATTCAGGAGAGCGTGCAATCGAGCGAAACGATCGAGCGCTATGTTCTGGACATCTGGCAGGCCACGGAAACGCCGCAGCGTTTCGGCATTGCGCTCGACGGCGTCGATATGGAGCGCCTGATTCTGGCGGGCGCAAGCCCGCGGGGCATGAGCGCGCTGCTGCGCGCCGCGCGCGTGGTGGCGTGGCTGGCCGGCCGCGCGCATCTGGTCCCGGAGGATATTCATGCCGTGCTGTTGCCGGCGCTCGGGCATCGCGTGTTTTTCACGCCGATCTATGAACTGCGCCGCCAGGAACTCGCCGAAGCGCTCACGGCGCAAATCATGAACAGGCTCGCCGTACCCTGA
- a CDS encoding LysR family transcriptional regulator translates to MNFIRSLTLRQLQIFVVASRYTSFARAAEELHLTQPAVSMQIHQLEEAVGLRLFERIARKLTLTEAGEMLSHHASRILGEIKDAEDAMTSLKQADSGSIAVGIVSSATYFAPKLLAMYSHLYPKVDVHFSVGNRDGLLRLLQDNAIDLAIMGRPPPELDTTTEPLAWHPQVVIAPLDHPLCGARRFDLQELRGDTFLLREPGSGTRMAAEEMFRQHLFTPAKVVTLGSNETIKQAVMAGMGVSLISLHTLLLELRTKEIALLDVNGTPIERTWQVVHLRAKQLSPTCTVFRQFLLEQAAPYLEREYSPFTTLPAKSGVLT, encoded by the coding sequence GTGAATTTCATCCGTTCGCTGACCTTGCGCCAGTTGCAGATCTTTGTCGTGGCGAGCCGCTACACGAGTTTCGCCCGCGCCGCGGAGGAGTTGCATCTGACCCAGCCGGCGGTGTCGATGCAGATTCATCAACTCGAAGAGGCGGTGGGCCTGCGTCTGTTCGAACGCATCGCGCGCAAACTCACGTTGACCGAAGCGGGCGAAATGCTCAGCCATCATGCGAGCCGGATTCTCGGCGAGATCAAGGATGCCGAAGACGCGATGACATCGCTCAAGCAGGCCGATAGCGGCTCGATCGCGGTGGGCATCGTCAGTTCCGCGACGTACTTCGCGCCGAAGCTGCTGGCCATGTATTCGCACCTGTATCCCAAGGTCGACGTGCACTTTTCGGTGGGCAATCGCGACGGGCTGCTGCGCCTCCTGCAGGACAATGCGATCGACCTGGCCATCATGGGCCGGCCGCCGCCGGAGCTCGACACCACGACGGAGCCGCTTGCGTGGCACCCGCAAGTGGTGATCGCACCGCTCGATCATCCGTTATGCGGCGCGCGGCGCTTCGATCTGCAGGAACTGCGCGGCGACACGTTCCTGTTGCGCGAGCCCGGCTCGGGAACGCGCATGGCCGCGGAGGAAATGTTCAGGCAGCATCTTTTCACGCCCGCGAAGGTCGTCACGCTCGGCAGCAATGAAACGATCAAGCAGGCGGTGATGGCGGGCATGGGCGTGAGCCTGATTTCGCTGCATACGCTGCTGCTGGAGCTGCGTACCAAGGAAATCGCGTTGCTCGACGTGAACGGCACGCCGATCGAACGCACGTGGCAAGTCGTGCATCTGCGGGCCAAGCAACTGTCGCCGACCTGCACGGTGTTCCGGCAGTTTCTGCTCGAACAGGCAGCCCCTTATCTGGAGCGCGAGTACTCGCCATTCACCACCTTGCCCGCAAAATCAGGAGTGTTGACATGA
- a CDS encoding c-type cytochrome, giving the protein MKGRSILLRAALPAVFVVLPAAFAQTNPAIAQVAYKVVDGSKVDSNTLQGWKTWRALACERCHGAQQQGMVGPSLVEAFKTLDKTEFHRTVFGGRVDKGMPDFSSSQMMQKNWENLYAYLKGRSDGQIKPGDLQAIDAK; this is encoded by the coding sequence ATGAAAGGCCGATCAATCTTGTTGCGGGCGGCACTGCCCGCCGTTTTCGTCGTACTGCCCGCTGCGTTCGCCCAGACCAATCCCGCGATTGCCCAGGTGGCGTACAAGGTGGTCGACGGCAGCAAGGTCGACAGCAATACGCTGCAAGGATGGAAGACATGGCGCGCGCTGGCCTGCGAACGCTGTCACGGCGCGCAGCAGCAAGGCATGGTGGGACCGTCGCTGGTCGAGGCGTTCAAGACGCTCGACAAGACGGAGTTTCACCGCACTGTCTTCGGCGGCCGGGTGGACAAGGGCATGCCCGACTTCAGTTCGAGCCAGATGATGCAGAAGAACTGGGAGAACCTGTACGCCTATCTGAAAGGGCGCTCCGACGGCCAGATCAAGCCGGGCGATCTGCAGGCCATCGACGCGAAATAG
- a CDS encoding methanol/ethanol family PQQ-dependent dehydrogenase — MNLRTTVLGLAILASAALSSLVAQADSQLDGLMKNPSNWAAQAGDYANRRYSPLKQINENNVGKLQVAWTMSTGVLRGHEGAPLVIGDTMYIHSPFPNKVIAINLKDQTFIWQYLPKQDESVVSVMCCDTVNRGLAYGDGKIFLQQADTKLVALNAKTGDVVWTAQNGNPKAGETNTNAPHVFGDKVLTGISGGEFGVRGRLIAYDIKTGKPAWTAYSTGPDKDMLIDPDKTTTYAEGKMVPVGADSSLKSWKGDQWKLGGGTTWGWYAWDPKLNLVYYGTGNPGTWNPTQRPGDNKWSMSIFARDLNTGQAKWVYQMTPHDEWDYDGVNEMILSDLSIDGKKVPAIVHFDRNGFGYTLNRETGQLLVAQKFDPAVNWADRVDMKSGKPIRNAAYSTQAAGSDHNVKGICPAALGSKDQQPAAFDPGSSLFLVPTNHVCMDYEPFDVDYVSGQPYVGATLSMYPGPNDNNSMGNFIAWDASKGKIVWSKPERFSVWSGVLATAGGVAFYGTLEGYIKAVRIKDGKELWRFKTPSGIIGNVFTYEYQGKQFIGVYSGIGGWAGIGMAAGLEKSTEGLGAVGGYRELAKYTALGGTLFVFAIPGGNS, encoded by the coding sequence ATGAACTTACGCACCACGGTTCTTGGGCTCGCGATCCTCGCGTCGGCAGCCTTGAGTTCTTTAGTTGCACAGGCCGATTCGCAGCTCGACGGGCTCATGAAGAATCCGTCCAACTGGGCGGCGCAGGCGGGTGATTACGCCAACCGACGCTACAGCCCACTGAAGCAGATCAACGAGAACAACGTCGGGAAACTACAGGTCGCCTGGACCATGTCGACCGGCGTGCTGCGCGGCCACGAAGGCGCGCCGCTCGTGATCGGCGACACCATGTATATCCACTCGCCGTTCCCTAACAAGGTCATCGCCATCAACCTGAAGGATCAAACGTTCATCTGGCAGTACCTGCCGAAGCAGGACGAATCGGTGGTCTCCGTGATGTGTTGCGATACCGTCAACCGTGGGCTCGCTTACGGCGACGGCAAGATCTTCCTGCAGCAAGCCGACACCAAGCTCGTGGCGTTGAACGCGAAAACCGGCGATGTGGTCTGGACCGCGCAAAACGGCAATCCGAAGGCGGGTGAAACCAACACCAATGCGCCGCACGTATTCGGCGACAAGGTGCTGACCGGCATCTCCGGCGGCGAGTTCGGCGTACGCGGGCGTCTCATCGCGTACGACATCAAGACCGGGAAGCCGGCATGGACGGCCTATAGCACGGGTCCGGACAAGGACATGCTGATCGACCCCGACAAGACCACCACGTATGCCGAAGGCAAGATGGTGCCGGTAGGCGCGGACTCGTCGCTGAAGTCCTGGAAGGGGGACCAGTGGAAACTGGGCGGCGGCACCACCTGGGGCTGGTACGCATGGGATCCGAAACTCAACCTTGTCTACTACGGCACCGGCAATCCGGGTACGTGGAATCCGACGCAACGTCCGGGCGACAACAAGTGGTCGATGTCGATCTTCGCGCGCGATCTGAATACCGGTCAAGCCAAATGGGTCTACCAGATGACCCCGCACGACGAGTGGGACTATGACGGCGTCAATGAAATGATCCTGTCGGACCTGTCGATCGACGGCAAAAAGGTTCCGGCTATCGTTCACTTCGACCGTAATGGTTTCGGCTACACGTTGAATCGCGAGACCGGACAACTGCTGGTTGCACAGAAGTTCGATCCGGCGGTGAACTGGGCTGACCGTGTCGACATGAAGAGCGGCAAGCCGATTCGCAACGCGGCTTATTCGACCCAGGCAGCCGGCTCGGATCACAACGTGAAGGGCATCTGTCCGGCGGCGCTCGGCTCGAAGGACCAGCAGCCGGCGGCGTTCGACCCGGGTTCGAGTCTCTTCCTCGTGCCGACCAACCACGTCTGCATGGACTACGAACCGTTCGATGTCGACTACGTGTCGGGCCAGCCGTATGTGGGCGCCACGCTGTCGATGTATCCGGGCCCGAACGACAACAACTCGATGGGTAATTTCATTGCCTGGGATGCTTCGAAGGGCAAGATCGTCTGGTCCAAGCCGGAGCGGTTCTCGGTGTGGTCGGGCGTGCTGGCGACCGCGGGCGGCGTGGCGTTCTACGGCACGCTGGAAGGCTACATCAAGGCAGTCCGCATCAAGGACGGCAAGGAACTGTGGCGCTTCAAGACTCCGTCGGGAATCATCGGCAACGTGTTTACCTACGAGTATCAGGGCAAGCAGTTCATCGGCGTCTACTCCGGGATCGGCGGCTGGGCCGGCATCGGCATGGCGGCTGGCCTCGAGAAGTCGACGGAAGGTCTCGGCGCGGTGGGCGGTTATCGTGAGCTCGCGAAGTACACGGCGTTGGGCGGCACGCTCTTCGTGTTCGCCATTCCCGGCGGCAACAGCTGA
- a CDS encoding DUF3280 domain-containing protein, with the protein MSLAGHAAFVRRYVRRYVRCHVRYLVRDVRAVGLICVAFACSQANAAPTSIALMDCVLIDDNAAYNDAGTNRLQQARIEMVSEALREQLSASRRFRVADNAPAAGLIAQLGASQDLNACADCARQVGRKLGVEQIGRCWVQKVSNLILNINLHIEDVAGGATVFQRSVDIRGNTDLSWRRGAAALARLLADGAAAASAGSGASP; encoded by the coding sequence ATGAGCCTGGCAGGACATGCGGCGTTCGTGCGCCGCTACGTGCGCCGCTACGTGCGATGCCACGTGCGATACCTCGTGCGCGACGTGCGGGCCGTCGGTCTGATCTGCGTGGCGTTCGCCTGTTCGCAGGCGAACGCTGCGCCGACCTCGATCGCGCTGATGGACTGCGTGTTGATCGACGATAACGCGGCCTATAACGATGCCGGGACCAACCGCCTCCAGCAGGCGCGCATCGAGATGGTCAGCGAGGCGCTGCGTGAGCAGTTAAGCGCGAGCCGGCGCTTTCGTGTCGCGGACAATGCGCCTGCGGCCGGCCTGATCGCTCAACTCGGCGCCTCGCAGGATCTGAACGCATGCGCCGACTGCGCGCGCCAGGTGGGGCGGAAACTCGGCGTCGAACAGATCGGTAGGTGCTGGGTGCAGAAAGTCAGCAACCTGATTCTGAACATCAACCTGCATATCGAAGACGTCGCCGGCGGGGCAACCGTGTTCCAGCGCTCGGTCGATATCCGCGGCAATACCGACCTGTCCTGGCGACGTGGCGCGGCTGCGCTGGCGAGGCTGCTTGCCGACGGCGCGGCAGCGGCTTCGGCGGGGAGCGGCGCCTCCCCGTGA
- a CDS encoding beta-ribofuranosylaminobenzene 5'-phosphate synthase family protein yields the protein MQLHVRRLPPQATVTVDAPARLHLGFLDPNASLGRAFGSLGLVIDGAGSRVEARLAERDRIDGAVTESERERIAICLERLHAAYDPTPVAIEVARTPRAHSGLGSGTQLSLAVGSAFVRLLGHVATTAELASLLGRGARSGIGVLGFDSGGLLVDGGPSGGLHQGVPPLLARQPFPDSWRVLLVSDNAREGLHGAEERRGLAALAPFPQRLAAHLCHLVLMKILPGAAERNIVPFAHGLTEMQQTIGEYFAPVQGGVFASPDVERALRAVAEERTAGIGQTSWGPTGFAIVANAREAEAALATAREATRGRPHIACAIVTGRNRGATVRCAEARQQQRIDAA from the coding sequence ATGCAGCTTCACGTTCGCCGCCTTCCGCCTCAAGCCACCGTGACGGTCGACGCGCCCGCGCGCCTGCACCTCGGCTTTCTGGATCCGAACGCCTCGCTCGGGCGCGCATTCGGCAGCCTCGGGCTGGTCATCGACGGCGCCGGCAGCCGCGTGGAAGCGCGGCTCGCCGAGCGCGACCGGATCGACGGCGCGGTGACCGAGTCGGAACGCGAACGCATTGCAATCTGCCTGGAACGGCTGCATGCCGCCTACGACCCGACACCCGTCGCCATCGAAGTGGCCCGCACGCCGCGCGCGCACAGCGGCCTGGGATCGGGTACGCAACTCTCGCTCGCCGTCGGCAGCGCGTTCGTTCGTCTGCTCGGCCACGTCGCGACCACCGCCGAGCTCGCCAGCCTGCTCGGACGCGGCGCCCGTTCGGGCATCGGCGTCCTCGGCTTCGATTCCGGCGGCCTGCTGGTGGACGGCGGACCCTCAGGCGGTCTGCATCAGGGTGTGCCGCCCCTGCTCGCGCGCCAGCCGTTTCCGGATAGCTGGCGGGTGCTGCTGGTCAGCGACAACGCCCGCGAGGGTCTGCACGGTGCCGAGGAACGCCGCGGCCTCGCCGCGCTCGCCCCGTTTCCGCAACGGCTCGCCGCGCATCTGTGCCACCTCGTGCTGATGAAGATTCTGCCCGGCGCCGCGGAGCGCAACATCGTGCCCTTCGCGCACGGCCTGACGGAGATGCAGCAAACCATCGGCGAATACTTTGCGCCCGTGCAAGGCGGCGTGTTCGCGAGTCCCGACGTCGAGCGCGCGTTGCGCGCCGTGGCCGAGGAGCGAACCGCCGGCATCGGCCAAACCTCCTGGGGACCGACGGGCTTTGCGATCGTCGCCAACGCGCGTGAGGCCGAAGCTGCGCTCGCCACGGCGCGCGAGGCCACGCGCGGACGGCCGCACATTGCATGCGCGATCGTCACGGGACGCAATCGCGGCGCGACGGTGCGCTGTGCCGAAGCACGGCAGCAACAGCGTATCGATGCCGCATGA
- a CDS encoding ATP-grasp domain-containing protein translates to MTSRPLLPHAPFVAVAGLSARMLAQSAARAGLRVAALDIFGDRDTREASELWFDIGGGPLSIDGLQLAAALERIARLPGLIGWIDGSGLEPFVAQLCGMPGLPRFIGNPVEASAAVREPRRFFALLDALDIPHPPVAFAPPATPQGWLVKRADGCGGTHIEPATARGDPRVPAQAYFQRRRNGRSLSALFIAARGRSRVVGFAEQLTCEMGNLPFVHAGSIGPIDLPPIVTQRVSAAIAALCARTGLTGLNSCDFLLDGDAFDLLEINTRPSSTMTLYETASPHAWPRGLLACHIEACRYGRLPAAPTSAAAPWRAGQQVLFAPHPFAVSQSFSDACLHDPRCRDVPMPGVRIEAGDPVCTLLVRAASVDAVRPALDAQRALVVQRIETCHETDHALIPCHT, encoded by the coding sequence ATGACATCCCGCCCATTGCTCCCGCACGCGCCTTTCGTCGCCGTGGCGGGGCTGTCCGCCCGCATGCTCGCGCAGTCCGCCGCGCGCGCGGGCCTGCGCGTCGCCGCGCTCGATATATTCGGCGACCGCGACACCCGCGAGGCGTCTGAGTTGTGGTTCGACATCGGCGGCGGCCCGTTGTCGATCGACGGCCTGCAACTCGCCGCGGCGCTCGAACGCATTGCGCGTTTGCCGGGGCTCATCGGCTGGATCGACGGCAGCGGGCTCGAGCCGTTCGTCGCGCAGTTGTGCGGCATGCCTGGCCTGCCTCGCTTCATCGGCAATCCTGTGGAAGCGAGCGCGGCGGTGCGCGAGCCGCGGCGTTTCTTCGCGCTGCTGGACGCACTCGATATTCCCCATCCACCGGTCGCGTTCGCGCCGCCCGCCACGCCGCAAGGGTGGCTGGTCAAACGCGCGGACGGTTGCGGCGGCACGCATATCGAACCGGCCACGGCGCGCGGCGATCCGCGTGTTCCCGCGCAAGCCTACTTCCAGCGCCGGCGCAACGGACGTTCGCTATCGGCGCTGTTCATCGCCGCGCGCGGCCGTTCGCGCGTGGTCGGCTTCGCTGAGCAACTCACCTGCGAAATGGGCAATCTGCCGTTCGTGCATGCCGGGTCGATCGGTCCGATCGATCTGCCACCCATCGTGACGCAACGCGTGAGCGCGGCCATCGCCGCGTTGTGTGCGCGCACCGGTCTCACCGGCCTCAATAGCTGCGACTTTCTGCTCGACGGCGACGCGTTCGACCTGCTCGAAATCAACACCCGCCCCTCGTCGACGATGACGCTCTACGAAACCGCGTCGCCGCATGCATGGCCGCGCGGGCTGCTCGCGTGTCATATCGAAGCCTGCCGTTACGGCCGCCTGCCGGCCGCGCCAACGTCCGCCGCGGCGCCGTGGCGAGCCGGTCAGCAGGTGCTGTTCGCACCGCACCCGTTCGCCGTCTCCCAGTCGTTCAGCGACGCCTGCCTGCACGACCCGCGCTGCCGCGACGTGCCGATGCCCGGCGTGCGCATCGAAGCCGGAGATCCGGTCTGCACGTTGCTCGTGCGCGCGGCTTCGGTGGACGCGGTGCGGCCCGCGCTCGACGCGCAGCGCGCGCTCGTTGTGCAACGAATCGAAACCTGTCATGAGACCGACCATGCCCTCATCCCATGCCACACCTGA
- a CDS encoding DUF58 domain-containing protein: MNGTTEFHYRLPMRAGGFRPGSHPGSSFGAGQEFAMHGRLFDYPDPRRLDLRASVRAARSEWLVRVHLQRAAVPVQVIVDVSGSMRFGMRRTKLQVAADFVEALGYSAFRVGDQLGMLAFDTHACDDLFMPARYGRGVGNLLATMLRESASDAAGPGGMAGLKRAATALAGRQALIFLVSDFHWPLAELPAVLDLLVHAWVVPIVVWDAAEIAPPSGGPLLAVNDAESGRQRTLWLRGSVREHWREAVARRRAELARRFVERGMQPFYVESAFDPEAMSRYFLETIA; encoded by the coding sequence ATGAACGGGACAACGGAATTTCACTACCGTTTGCCGATGCGCGCGGGCGGATTTCGTCCCGGCTCGCATCCGGGGTCGAGCTTCGGCGCCGGTCAGGAATTCGCGATGCACGGGCGCCTCTTCGACTACCCGGATCCGCGCCGCCTGGACCTGCGCGCGAGCGTGCGCGCGGCACGCTCCGAGTGGCTGGTGCGGGTGCATCTGCAGCGCGCCGCGGTGCCGGTGCAGGTGATCGTCGATGTCTCCGGGTCGATGCGCTTCGGGATGCGCCGGACCAAGTTGCAGGTTGCCGCGGACTTTGTCGAAGCGTTGGGATATAGCGCGTTCCGTGTCGGCGATCAGTTGGGCATGCTTGCCTTCGATACCCATGCGTGCGACGATCTTTTCATGCCGGCGCGATATGGCCGCGGCGTCGGCAACCTGCTCGCGACGATGTTGCGCGAGAGCGCGAGCGACGCGGCCGGACCCGGCGGGATGGCCGGACTGAAGCGCGCCGCGACCGCGCTGGCCGGACGCCAGGCGCTGATCTTCCTCGTTTCGGATTTTCATTGGCCGCTTGCGGAATTGCCCGCCGTACTCGACCTGCTGGTCCATGCCTGGGTGGTGCCGATAGTGGTCTGGGACGCCGCTGAGATCGCGCCGCCGAGCGGCGGGCCGCTGCTGGCCGTCAACGACGCGGAGTCCGGCCGGCAGCGCACGCTCTGGCTGCGCGGCAGCGTGCGCGAGCATTGGCGCGAAGCCGTCGCGCGACGGCGTGCGGAACTCGCGCGGAGGTTCGTCGAGCGTGGCATGCAGCCGTTTTATGTCGAGAGCGCTTTTGATCCGGAGGCGATGTCGCGCTACTTCCTGGAGACGATCGCATGA
- a CDS encoding substrate-binding domain-containing protein gives MRHGKRMPAHAALVTAALCYAAIASGAVRAEGAAMPNNDGADGVLRVCADPNNMPLSNSKGEGYENRIASQMASDFGYKLEYTYFPQRMGFVRHTLREKVPDTERYKCDLIIGVPKGYDMTSTTQPYLRSTYAMVFTKRPELAGINTPDDLLKLPPDQLHKLRFGIFSQTPAVDWLLSHGLIDQAVSYQVQSGDPQEYPGQMIEKDLRAGTVDVVFLWGPIAGYFAKRSGDTVKLVPFPATPGIRFDYTISMGVRYGEKAWKDKVDQWIGANHDKIDSILTSYEVPLLKPVDTPAGKPADGSP, from the coding sequence ATGCGTCATGGCAAACGAATGCCCGCGCACGCCGCGCTCGTAACCGCCGCGCTGTGCTACGCGGCGATTGCAAGCGGCGCGGTGCGCGCCGAAGGCGCCGCAATGCCCAATAACGATGGCGCCGATGGCGTGCTGCGGGTCTGCGCGGACCCGAACAACATGCCCTTGTCCAACAGCAAGGGCGAGGGCTACGAAAACCGCATTGCGAGCCAGATGGCGAGCGACTTCGGCTACAAGCTCGAATACACCTATTTTCCGCAGCGCATGGGCTTCGTGCGCCACACGTTGCGCGAAAAGGTGCCGGACACCGAACGCTACAAGTGCGATCTGATCATCGGCGTGCCGAAAGGCTACGACATGACCTCGACGACGCAGCCTTATCTGCGCTCCACGTATGCGATGGTATTTACGAAGCGTCCCGAACTGGCCGGCATCAATACGCCGGACGATCTGCTCAAACTGCCGCCTGATCAATTGCACAAACTGCGCTTCGGCATCTTTTCGCAGACGCCCGCGGTCGACTGGCTGCTCAGTCATGGGCTGATCGATCAGGCGGTCTCGTATCAGGTGCAAAGCGGCGATCCGCAGGAGTATCCCGGCCAGATGATCGAAAAGGATCTGCGGGCGGGCACCGTCGACGTGGTGTTCCTGTGGGGACCGATTGCGGGCTACTTCGCCAAGCGCTCGGGGGATACGGTCAAGCTGGTGCCGTTCCCGGCCACGCCGGGGATCCGCTTCGACTATACGATTTCGATGGGCGTGCGCTACGGCGAGAAAGCGTGGAAGGACAAGGTCGATCAATGGATCGGCGCGAACCACGACAAGATCGACAGCATTCTCACGAGTTACGAAGTGCCGCTTCTGAAGCCCGTCGACACGCCGGCCGGCAAGCCCGCGGACGGGTCGCCATGA
- a CDS encoding NAD(P)-dependent methylenetetrahydromethanopterin dehydrogenase: MSDTTEKPADKAAEKPAERPYILHMFTATPQMSPFDVNMAADAGYQIIVPYCGVDAGMVANLTQDAIFSRGPKGVSRTGIFIGGRDVMLAADMLDSARKAMVPPFEVSVFADPSGSYTTAAALVALVERHLAKAFGMELGGKRVLILGGTGAVGRVAAAMAASLGADVAIASHTGQARAAHVSDDLNQRFGIVTKGVSTATPPELRAALGEAEIVLATALAGVQVVRSDDLAHARHLLIAADVNAVPPEGIAGVNVMNDGKPIDGVATAGGAIGIGALAIGNVKYQVEHRLFIRMRTGGKPVYLGFPQAFDEARAVAAGLG; encoded by the coding sequence ATGTCCGATACCACTGAGAAACCCGCTGACAAAGCCGCTGAAAAGCCTGCTGAAAGGCCGTACATCCTGCACATGTTCACGGCCACGCCGCAGATGAGTCCGTTCGACGTGAACATGGCCGCCGACGCCGGCTACCAGATCATCGTGCCGTATTGCGGCGTCGACGCGGGCATGGTCGCGAACCTGACGCAGGACGCGATTTTTTCGCGCGGGCCGAAGGGCGTGTCGCGCACCGGCATCTTCATCGGCGGGCGCGACGTGATGCTCGCCGCCGACATGCTCGACAGCGCGCGCAAAGCCATGGTCCCGCCTTTCGAGGTCTCGGTGTTCGCCGATCCGAGCGGCTCGTACACGACCGCTGCGGCGCTCGTCGCACTGGTGGAGCGGCATCTGGCCAAGGCATTCGGCATGGAACTGGGCGGCAAGCGCGTGCTGATTCTCGGCGGCACGGGCGCGGTCGGGCGTGTGGCGGCCGCCATGGCGGCCTCGCTCGGCGCCGACGTGGCGATTGCAAGCCACACCGGCCAGGCGCGCGCGGCGCATGTCAGCGACGACCTCAATCAGCGCTTCGGCATCGTGACCAAGGGAGTCAGCACGGCGACGCCGCCGGAATTGCGCGCGGCGTTGGGCGAGGCCGAAATCGTACTCGCCACCGCCCTCGCCGGCGTGCAGGTGGTCCGCAGCGACGATCTTGCGCACGCCAGACATCTGCTGATTGCCGCGGATGTGAACGCCGTGCCGCCGGAAGGCATAGCGGGCGTCAACGTGATGAACGACGGCAAGCCGATCGACGGCGTGGCGACGGCCGGCGGCGCGATCGGGATCGGCGCGCTGGCGATCGGCAATGTCAAATACCAGGTGGAACATCGTCTGTTCATCCGGATGCGCACGGGCGGCAAGCCGGTCTACCTGGGATTCCCGCAAGCCTTCGACGAGGCCCGCGCCGTCGCGGCCGGCCTCGGTTGA